From one Rhopalosiphum padi isolate XX-2018 chromosome 2, ASM2088224v1, whole genome shotgun sequence genomic stretch:
- the LOC132921684 gene encoding solute carrier family 25 member 35-like, translating into MEFVLGALGASGAVCFTNPLEVIKTRFQLQGELKKAGNYKVHYRNFAHAIYVVAKNEGPLALQKGLLPSMGHQVFLNGTRLGIFDLAQKKKWILKNDGNVSLIKSAFVGAGAGMLGGFLGSPLGMLKIHLQSFSAQSIAVGHQHNTTSTINGLLTLYNKYGVVRGLWRGATGAMVRIGVASATQLSTISLLNEALIDHGVLTKDQKFLSTLICSMLGGVLMSIVMAPFDLVSTRLYNQAVDAKGRGLLYSSYIECMTKTFKQEGIYGLYKGVVPCYLRLGPHVVLSMVFWDRLRILESEVSNRIKTMQSL; encoded by the exons ATGGAATTTGTATTGGGTGCTTTGGGCGCCAGTGGCGCTGTGTGCTTCACCAATCCTTTGGAAGTAATAAAAACCCGGTTTCAGCTACAAGGAGAGCTGAAAAAAGCAGGCAACTACAAAGTCCACTATAGAAACTTCGCTCACGCTATTTACGTAGTGGCAAAAAATGAAGGTCCGTTGGCACTGCAAAAAGGTCTATTACCGTCTATGGGACACCAAGTGTTTTTGAATGGTACTAGATTAGGCATTTTCGATCTGgcgcaaaaaaaaaagtggataCTTAAAAATGATGGCAACGTTTCGCTGATTAAGTCCGCGTTTGTCGGAGCCGGAGCCGGCATGTTGGGTGGTTTTTTAGGCAGTCCACTCGGTATG TTAAAAATTCACCTGCAATCATTTTCCGCTCAATCAATCGCTGTCGGTCATCAGCATAACACCACCAGTACGATAAACGGTCTACTAACATTGTACAACAAATACGGCGTTGTCCGCGGACTTTGGCGCGGGGCAACCGGGGCCATGGTACGCATTGGCGTAGCGTCGGCTACGCAACTGAGCACGATAAGTTTACTCAACGAGGCGCTCATCGATCACGGGGTGTTGACCAAGGATCAGAAATTCCTGAGCACTCTCATATGCAGCATGCTGGGTGGAGTGCTGATGTCAATAGTGATGGCACCATTCGATCTGGTATCCACCAGACTCTATAACCAAG CTGTTGACGCCAAAGGCCGTGGTCTTTTATATTCATCGTACATTGAATGTATGACCAAGACTTTCAAACAAGAAGGAATCTACGGGCTTTACAAAGGCGTTGTTCCGTGCTACCTTCGACTTGGACCCCATGTCGTTTTGAGCATGGTGTTCTGGGACAGGTTGCGAATACTTGAATCAGAAGTGTCCAACCGCATTAAAACCATGCAgagtctttaa